A stretch of [Clostridium] scindens DNA encodes these proteins:
- a CDS encoding sensor histidine kinase codes for MRKLSLQWRLTILTTVLITVLCGCLTFFLYKNGVYYIDTLQETVTDQGKTPEALYIEIPDNEWDNFASQFATEVYNSKSDYRNRSLLITGVVALLGGAVTYFISGRALKPLREFSETVEKVQAQNLTDYTIEENKIAELDILRTSYNKMLLRLSESFETQRQFTGNAAHELRTPLALIQAQLDLYHASENPENGEAAQETIQMVTEQNERLSKLVRTLLDMSELQTVARNDKIELCGLIEEVLADLEPLAQEKGVTLIQKSQSTVDEKEENAGEGLMLTGSDILIYRMLYNLVENAIKYNHTDGKVTVSAERKGKEVVLTIADTGNGIDETFRERIFEPFFRVDKSRSRKIGGVGLGLAMVREIVQVHDGEIEVHGNEQGGTTFEVKMSIERLTIKSQV; via the coding sequence ATGAGAAAATTATCACTCCAGTGGAGACTGACAATCCTTACTACAGTGTTGATCACAGTATTGTGCGGATGCCTTACATTTTTCTTATATAAGAATGGAGTCTATTATATCGATACACTTCAGGAAACAGTTACAGATCAGGGAAAAACACCGGAAGCACTATACATTGAGATTCCGGATAATGAGTGGGACAATTTTGCATCACAATTTGCTACGGAGGTGTATAATTCGAAATCCGATTATAGAAACAGAAGTCTACTGATCACAGGTGTTGTAGCGTTACTTGGTGGAGCGGTGACATATTTTATTAGTGGCCGTGCATTAAAACCGCTCAGAGAGTTTTCTGAGACAGTTGAAAAAGTACAGGCACAGAACCTGACGGATTATACGATCGAAGAGAATAAGATTGCAGAGCTGGACATACTTCGTACGTCTTATAATAAGATGCTTTTGCGACTGTCGGAATCGTTCGAGACACAGCGCCAGTTTACCGGGAATGCAGCACATGAGCTGCGGACTCCTTTGGCATTAATTCAAGCACAACTGGACCTCTATCATGCGTCAGAAAATCCGGAGAATGGGGAAGCGGCGCAAGAGACGATCCAGATGGTGACAGAGCAGAACGAGCGTCTCAGCAAGTTGGTCAGAACACTTCTGGATATGAGTGAGTTACAGACAGTAGCGCGCAATGACAAGATCGAACTTTGTGGACTAATCGAGGAAGTGCTGGCAGATCTGGAACCGTTGGCACAGGAAAAAGGTGTTACACTGATACAGAAATCGCAGAGTACAGTAGATGAAAAAGAAGAGAATGCAGGCGAGGGTCTGATGCTGACAGGAAGTGATATACTGATCTATCGGATGCTTTATAACCTTGTTGAAAATGCGATTAAATACAACCATACAGATGGAAAAGTTACGGTATCGGCAGAACGAAAGGGGAAAGAAGTTGTTCTGACGATTGCAGATACAGGAAATGGAATCGATGAGACATTCCGAGAGCGGATCTTTGAACCATTCTTCCGGGTGGATAAGTCAAGAAGCCGAAAAATTGGCGGTGTAGGTCTTGGACTTGCAATGGTACGCGAGATCGTGCAGGTGCATGACGGGGAGATTGAGGTTCATGGAAATGAGCAGGGCGGAACGACATTTGAAGTGAAAATGAGTATAGAAAGACTAACTATTAAAAGTCAAGTCTAA
- a CDS encoding response regulator transcription factor yields the protein MRLLVVEDEKKLCDMIAKSLHQSGYEVDVCNDGEEALDMIYAEMYDLIVLDLNLPGVDGMEILRELRKEDEETKVLILSARSQIADKIEGLDAGANDYMEKPFHLQELEARVRSLTRRKFIQKNVCLECNGIRFDIRERVAYAEENPVALTRKENGILEYLLLNQGRPVSQEELIEHVWDSSVDSFSGSIRVHMSSLRRKLKAGLGYDPIVNRIGEGYKIGGDSKA from the coding sequence ATGAGATTATTAGTCGTTGAAGATGAGAAGAAATTATGTGACATGATCGCGAAAAGTCTGCACCAGAGCGGCTATGAGGTGGATGTATGCAATGACGGAGAAGAAGCATTGGATATGATTTATGCTGAAATGTATGATCTGATCGTGCTTGATCTTAATCTTCCTGGGGTGGATGGGATGGAGATTCTTCGGGAACTTCGTAAAGAAGATGAAGAGACAAAGGTATTGATCTTGTCTGCGAGAAGTCAGATTGCAGATAAAATTGAAGGGTTGGATGCAGGTGCGAATGATTATATGGAAAAACCATTTCATTTGCAGGAACTCGAGGCACGCGTGAGAAGTCTGACGAGACGAAAATTCATACAGAAAAATGTCTGCCTAGAATGCAACGGCATTCGGTTTGATATAAGAGAACGAGTGGCGTATGCAGAAGAGAATCCGGTTGCGTTGACGAGAAAAGAAAATGGGATTCTAGAGTATCTTCTTCTGAATCAGGGCCGGCCGGTCAGCCAGGAAGAGTTGATTGAGCATGTTTGGGATTCTTCTGTGGATAGTTTTAGCGGCTCTATTCGTGTGCATATGTCTTCTCTGAGGAGAAAACTCAAGGCGGGACTTGGCTATGATCCGATTGTAAATAGGATTGGCGAGGGTTATAAGATAGGAGGAGATAGCAAAGCATGA
- a CDS encoding CD1871A family CXXC motif-containing protein has protein sequence MKSEKASQILLLTAGLVLFFGGIFRGEAAVVLSKAIKLCMECVGIG, from the coding sequence ATGAAATCTGAAAAAGCATCACAGATTCTTTTACTTACAGCCGGTCTGGTTCTTTTCTTTGGCGGAATTTTCCGCGGCGAAGCCGCTGTAGTACTCAGCAAAGCAATAAAATTATGTATGGAGTGTGTCGGAATTGGATAA
- a CDS encoding 4Fe-4S binding protein — protein MDKKMKSNKNPLVRFRGWIQAAATLLTNIHIPNLFKGKIYQGNVKTMCVPGLNCYSCPAATGACPIGAFQAVVGSSKFKFTYYITGFFILLGVLLGRFICGFLCPFGWFQDLLHKIPGKKFSTAKLKPLRYLKYVILVVFVILLPAFVTNSLGMGDPFFCKYICPQGVLEGAIPLALANSGIRAALGHLFTFKFTILALFIILSILFYRPFCKWICPLGAIYSLFNKVSFLKIQVDHEKCVGCQKCSRVCKMDVNVVDTPNHPECIRCGECMKACPTDAICYHYGFSNKKRLTINKLKRTK, from the coding sequence TTGGATAAGAAAATGAAATCAAACAAAAACCCTCTGGTCCGCTTCCGCGGATGGATTCAGGCAGCTGCTACACTACTGACCAACATTCACATCCCGAATCTGTTTAAAGGGAAAATTTATCAGGGAAATGTAAAAACGATGTGCGTCCCGGGACTAAACTGTTACTCTTGTCCTGCCGCCACAGGTGCCTGTCCGATTGGAGCTTTTCAAGCCGTGGTCGGTTCTTCAAAATTCAAATTTACCTACTACATCACCGGATTTTTCATCCTGTTAGGTGTTCTGTTAGGACGGTTTATCTGTGGATTCCTCTGTCCGTTTGGATGGTTCCAGGATCTGCTGCATAAGATTCCGGGCAAGAAATTTTCCACCGCAAAACTGAAGCCTCTGCGGTATCTGAAATATGTGATTCTGGTCGTCTTTGTTATACTACTTCCGGCATTTGTAACCAATTCACTTGGTATGGGAGATCCTTTCTTCTGCAAATACATTTGCCCACAGGGCGTACTTGAAGGCGCAATTCCGCTGGCACTTGCCAACTCAGGAATCCGTGCCGCACTCGGACATTTATTTACATTTAAGTTCACAATCCTTGCGCTTTTCATCATCCTGAGCATCTTGTTTTACCGTCCATTTTGTAAATGGATCTGCCCGCTGGGTGCTATTTATTCACTGTTTAACAAGGTATCTTTTCTTAAGATTCAGGTTGATCATGAGAAATGTGTTGGCTGCCAGAAATGTAGTCGTGTCTGTAAGATGGATGTCAATGTAGTAGACACACCAAACCATCCGGAGTGTATCCGATGCGGAGAATGTATGAAAGCCTGTCCGACTGATGCAATCTGCTATCATTACGGATTTTCAAACAAAAAAAGGCTGACAATAAATAAACTAAAACGAACAAAATAA
- a CDS encoding TlpA disulfide reductase family protein, translating into MKNKTLRTNSMKLKKVIAASLAISVLFAFTGCGSSSSTNNTNTKQESSSTTETGSADELNEKLNDLYQQENQLFADHKDAWDKAFGLMNKNAAGDAMSENYADSLASTVESNKDSFSEEEYETLCKDIETIRGIEEEIAKLEKEIAASDSSDSSSSKSDESTAVFKAFKGKDLDGNDVDDSLFAKNKVTVVNFWFSGCKPCVGELSKLNELNEKLKEMGGEVVGINTDTLDNNEAGIKEAKEILKAQGASYKNLTFDSNSTVGKYAGNIMAFPTTVLVDKDGNIIGEPFMGGIDDQSNYDQLMKQIQSVLDQK; encoded by the coding sequence ATGAAAAACAAAACACTTAGAACAAACTCAATGAAATTAAAAAAGGTAATTGCTGCATCCCTTGCCATTTCTGTACTTTTTGCGTTTACAGGCTGCGGAAGCTCTTCCTCAACAAACAATACAAACACAAAACAGGAATCTTCTTCCACAACAGAAACTGGCAGCGCAGACGAGCTGAACGAAAAACTGAACGACCTTTACCAGCAGGAAAACCAGCTTTTTGCTGATCACAAAGATGCATGGGACAAAGCCTTTGGTCTTATGAACAAGAACGCTGCCGGTGATGCCATGAGCGAAAACTATGCTGATTCCCTCGCAAGCACAGTGGAATCTAACAAAGACTCTTTCTCTGAAGAAGAATATGAAACTCTGTGCAAAGACATCGAGACAATCCGCGGAATTGAAGAAGAAATTGCCAAGCTTGAGAAAGAGATTGCTGCATCCGATTCCTCTGACAGTTCTTCCTCCAAATCAGACGAATCCACAGCTGTATTCAAAGCTTTCAAAGGAAAAGATCTGGATGGAAACGATGTAGATGACAGTCTTTTCGCTAAAAACAAAGTTACAGTTGTAAACTTCTGGTTCAGTGGATGCAAGCCATGTGTCGGAGAGCTCTCTAAGCTGAATGAATTAAATGAGAAACTCAAAGAAATGGGTGGCGAAGTTGTTGGTATCAACACGGATACTTTAGACAACAATGAAGCGGGAATCAAAGAAGCAAAAGAAATTCTGAAAGCTCAGGGCGCTTCCTACAAGAACCTGACTTTCGATTCTAATTCAACAGTTGGAAAATATGCTGGAAACATCATGGCATTCCCTACAACCGTTCTCGTAGATAAAGACGGAAATATCATTGGCGAGCCATTCATGGGCGGAATCGATGATCAGTCAAACTACGATCAGCTGATGAAACAGATCCAGTCCGTACTTGACCAGAAATAA
- a CDS encoding IS630 family transposase has translation MPALSYSITISDEESAYLKSLIKTRTIQAQVVDRARILLWKSEAKTDKAIADGLGISVNTVRRCIDRYLNGGINLAIFDNDRSGRPVEITDDAKSWIISIACQKPCDLGYAAELWTLAALHKHIQAHAEEAGYPRLKTVTKPWLQKYLKKMDIKPFKIKYYLERKDPDFENKMHDVLLVYKQVEMQFGDDGTITIPENGHLTHTISYDEKPGIQAVANKYPDHNPTEEKGYIRRDYEYVRLGTLSLLAGIDLLTGNAIPLVSQTHKSSDFIEFLKILDAKYPKSDTIRLILDNHSAHTSKETRRYLAGLPEDRFVFVFTPTHTSWLNMIESFFSKMTKQMLKGIRVNSKDELAERIYRYFDEINAEPIVYHWTYKMDEIDPDEAATI, from the coding sequence ATGCCAGCATTATCTTATAGTATAACAATATCAGATGAGGAATCTGCCTATCTGAAATCACTGATTAAAACCAGGACTATCCAAGCACAGGTTGTTGACCGTGCACGCATCCTGCTATGGAAGTCTGAAGCCAAAACAGACAAAGCCATTGCAGATGGCCTGGGCATTAGTGTAAATACTGTCCGGCGTTGTATTGACCGTTATCTCAACGGTGGAATTAATTTGGCCATATTTGATAACGACCGTTCCGGTCGCCCGGTTGAGATTACCGACGATGCAAAATCATGGATTATCAGTATAGCCTGCCAAAAGCCCTGCGATCTTGGTTATGCCGCGGAATTATGGACACTGGCGGCACTGCACAAACACATACAGGCACATGCGGAAGAAGCTGGCTATCCACGCTTAAAGACAGTTACCAAACCATGGCTTCAAAAATATCTCAAAAAGATGGATATAAAGCCATTCAAAATCAAGTATTATCTTGAGCGGAAAGACCCTGATTTTGAGAATAAGATGCATGACGTTCTCCTAGTTTACAAACAGGTTGAGATGCAGTTTGGCGATGATGGAACGATCACCATACCAGAAAATGGGCATTTGACACATACTATTTCCTATGATGAAAAACCCGGCATTCAGGCTGTTGCCAACAAATATCCCGATCATAATCCGACAGAGGAAAAGGGGTATATCCGCCGGGATTATGAGTATGTGCGGCTTGGAACGCTGTCTTTGCTTGCAGGAATTGATCTTCTGACGGGGAATGCAATTCCGTTGGTCAGCCAGACACACAAAAGTTCTGATTTTATCGAGTTTCTAAAGATTCTCGATGCAAAATACCCAAAAAGTGACACAATACGGTTGATACTGGACAATCATTCAGCGCATACATCAAAGGAAACACGCCGGTATCTTGCAGGGTTACCGGAAGACAGATTTGTGTTTGTATTTACACCGACACACACCTCATGGCTGAACATGATCGAAAGCTTCTTCAGCAAGATGACAAAACAGATGTTAAAGGGCATTCGTGTTAATTCAAAGGATGAATTGGCAGAGCGAATATACCGCTACTTCGATGAAATCAATGCTGAGCCAATCGTCTATCATTGGACATATAAAATGGATGAAATTGATCCTGATGAAGCAGCAACTATTTAA
- the bsh gene encoding choloylglycine hydrolase, producing the protein MCTAATYKTKDFYFGRTLDYEFSYGDQIVITPRNYSFHFRHVGDMEHHYAIIGMAHVAEDYPLYYDAMNEKGVAMAGLNFVGNAAYSEVQSNVENIAQFEFISWILSQCASLVEVRELLDRINIVNTPFSEQLPLAQLHWIISDENESITVESMSDGLHIYDNPVGVLTNNPPFPQQMFQLNNYMYLSPKQPENTFCENLALDAYSRGMGGLGLPGDLSSSSRFVRVAFTKVNAISGESEAESVSQFFHILGSVDQQRGCCEVADGKCEITLYTSCCNVAKGIYYYNTYENHQISAVDMHVENLDNNKLICYPVIQGERINYQNK; encoded by the coding sequence ATGTGTACAGCAGCAACTTATAAAACAAAAGATTTTTATTTTGGAAGAACACTCGATTATGAATTCTCTTATGGTGATCAGATAGTAATTACACCACGTAATTATTCGTTTCACTTTCGTCATGTTGGTGATATGGAACATCATTATGCAATTATTGGAATGGCCCATGTAGCAGAGGATTATCCTTTGTACTATGATGCGATGAATGAAAAAGGAGTAGCAATGGCAGGATTGAATTTTGTCGGAAATGCTGCTTATTCTGAGGTTCAGTCTAATGTGGAAAATATTGCACAGTTTGAATTTATTTCGTGGATTTTAAGTCAGTGTGCTTCTTTAGTAGAAGTTCGTGAGCTTCTTGATCGAATTAATATTGTTAATACTCCTTTCAGTGAACAACTGCCATTAGCACAATTGCATTGGATTATCTCTGATGAAAATGAATCAATTACTGTAGAATCTATGTCAGATGGTCTGCATATTTATGATAATCCGGTAGGAGTGCTTACGAATAATCCGCCATTTCCACAACAGATGTTTCAATTAAACAATTATATGTATTTATCCCCAAAGCAACCAGAAAACACTTTTTGCGAAAATTTGGCTCTTGATGCATATAGTAGAGGTATGGGTGGATTAGGTCTTCCGGGAGATCTTTCATCTTCCTCTCGTTTTGTGCGTGTAGCTTTTACAAAAGTAAATGCAATTTCAGGTGAATCAGAGGCAGAAAGTGTTAGTCAGTTCTTCCATATTCTTGGATCTGTGGATCAGCAACGTGGATGTTGTGAGGTGGCTGATGGAAAATGTGAAATCACTTTGTATACGTCTTGTTGTAATGTGGCAAAAGGTATCTATTATTATAATACTTATGAAAATCATCAGATCAGTGCAGTAGATATGCATGTGGAAAATCTGGATAATAACAAATTGATTTGTTATCCGGTAATTCAAGGAGAACGAATCAATTATCAAAATAAATAG
- a CDS encoding IS630 family transposase, with product MPSREDAEFIACMEDVLDVYELPYNPQRPVVCMDEKPYQLLGEARSPLPMRPGNDQKVDSEYVRNGTCSIFAFVEPLGGAHHVSVREHRTAIDWAEEIKYLADVMYPDVEKIILVMDNLNTHKPASLYKRYPCSAIIPADEARRIMKRLEIHYTPKHGSWLDIAEIELNVMTRQCLNRRIDNISNLRKELSAWEVERNTVAAKVNWQFRTEDARIKLNSLYPTFTTASE from the coding sequence ATTCCCTCAAGAGAGGACGCAGAATTTATAGCTTGTATGGAGGATGTTCTCGATGTATACGAACTTCCATATAACCCACAACGCCCCGTTGTTTGTATGGACGAAAAACCATATCAGTTACTTGGCGAGGCAAGATCCCCACTTCCTATGCGCCCCGGCAATGACCAGAAAGTAGATTCTGAGTATGTCAGAAATGGTACATGCAGCATTTTTGCATTCGTAGAACCGCTTGGTGGAGCTCATCATGTAAGTGTTCGGGAACATCGGACTGCAATTGACTGGGCAGAAGAAATCAAATATCTTGCCGATGTCATGTATCCAGATGTAGAAAAAATAATTCTTGTAATGGATAATCTTAATACACATAAACCAGCATCATTGTACAAACGTTACCCTTGTAGTGCTATAATACCTGCTGATGAAGCCAGAAGAATCATGAAACGGTTGGAGATTCACTACACACCAAAACATGGCAGCTGGCTTGATATTGCAGAAATCGAACTTAACGTCATGACCAGACAATGTTTGAACAGAAGGATTGATAATATTTCAAATCTTCGTAAGGAATTATCAGCATGGGAAGTTGAACGAAATACCGTAGCCGCAAAGGTAAACTGGCAATTTCGAACGGAGGATGCAAGAATTAAATTGAATTCCTTGTATCCGACATTTACTACTGCATCTGAATAA
- a CDS encoding helix-turn-helix domain-containing protein: MARPRKYVIKLTDDELNTLKSIIRKSNTSKTIRSRCQIIIDLDEAHGKVLTHEQSARSNGVCLTTVTNTVTKYFSGGIEAVTEFKRNINSDNARRILDGRAEARIIELACGPVPEGHSRWTLRLLEKEAKVVLDTPVSKDAIRRALKKQTSTSQK, from the coding sequence ATGGCAAGACCAAGAAAATATGTCATTAAACTTACAGATGATGAATTGAATACATTAAAATCTATAATTCGCAAAAGTAATACATCTAAAACTATTCGAAGCAGATGCCAGATTATTATTGATTTGGATGAGGCTCATGGGAAAGTATTAACCCATGAGCAATCCGCAAGATCAAATGGTGTTTGCCTGACAACTGTAACGAATACAGTGACCAAATATTTTTCCGGTGGCATTGAAGCGGTTACCGAGTTCAAAAGAAATATCAATTCCGACAATGCAAGGCGTATCCTTGATGGACGTGCAGAAGCACGTATTATTGAACTTGCCTGCGGTCCTGTTCCAGAAGGTCATTCCAGATGGACTTTGCGTCTGCTGGAAAAAGAAGCCAAAGTAGTGCTTGATACACCGGTTAGCAAAGATGCTATCCGTAGAGCCTTAAAAAAACAAACTTCGACCTCACAAAAATGA
- a CDS encoding winged helix-turn-helix domain-containing protein — MVGKLKILPLQRTVEWEHKRIPVVKREFDFLYLLATTPGRVYTYSQIYQLVWQEYPHGDITNIIYCMVHRLKQKLKKVDVNAEHIISSVKEVGYCLKVYKES; from the coding sequence ATGGTGGGAAAACTGAAAATCCTTCCACTTCAAAGAACAGTAGAATGGGAGCATAAAAGAATCCCTGTTGTAAAAAGGGAGTTTGATTTTCTGTATCTGTTAGCAACTACGCCGGGAAGAGTATATACATACAGTCAGATCTATCAACTGGTATGGCAGGAGTACCCACATGGGGATATTACAAATATTATTTACTGCATGGTACATCGACTGAAACAGAAATTGAAAAAAGTAGATGTAAATGCAGAGCATATAATCAGCAGTGTAAAAGAGGTTGGATATTGTTTAAAAGTATATAAGGAATCATAG
- a CDS encoding LuxR C-terminal-related transcriptional regulator — protein MTFHKAKEESKWKQWKEQEERILRKSGVSEEVIQRLRELDWQDFNAERRFWEHFSSNQEELYTRELEEPSSVVLNIQQLLDSVENEQLLQVLLESDKKTLQILLLKMWGFSVHEIAGQMGLPEKTIYTRIERLKKKIKKVLKK, from the coding sequence GTGACATTTCATAAAGCAAAAGAAGAATCTAAATGGAAACAGTGGAAGGAGCAGGAGGAACGGATTTTGCGAAAATCCGGTGTCAGTGAAGAGGTAATCCAAAGACTTCGTGAATTAGACTGGCAGGACTTTAATGCGGAGCGGAGATTCTGGGAACATTTTTCTTCTAATCAAGAAGAATTATACACCAGGGAATTGGAAGAACCATCTTCAGTGGTGCTTAATATTCAACAGTTACTTGACAGTGTGGAAAATGAGCAACTGTTACAGGTTCTTTTGGAGTCGGATAAGAAAACACTGCAGATTTTACTTCTGAAGATGTGGGGATTTTCAGTTCATGAAATTGCAGGCCAGATGGGACTGCCGGAAAAGACCATTTATACACGGATTGAGCGATTAAAGAAAAAAATTAAAAAAGTTTTGAAGAAGTGA